From Demequina capsici, one genomic window encodes:
- a CDS encoding ATP-binding cassette domain-containing protein produces MLLKVDSLSHRFPGMPPLFERLTFEVPPGVPTAVVGPSGSGKSTLMSIVAGWHEPTSGTVELQDISTTCWVFQNPYGVARRTALDHVVLPLLSQGLRRRDAERQALDMMDLFRLRDLSDRLFRHLSGGEAQRLMLARAVATRPDLLLVDEPTAQLDLATAHTVNEVLAGIAESGAVVLVATHDPSTRDACAEVVDLAHAQASAHVAA; encoded by the coding sequence ATGCTCCTGAAGGTGGACTCGCTGAGCCACCGTTTCCCTGGCATGCCGCCACTGTTCGAGCGCCTGACCTTCGAGGTTCCGCCCGGCGTGCCGACGGCCGTCGTCGGTCCCTCTGGCTCGGGCAAGTCCACGCTGATGTCGATCGTCGCGGGTTGGCACGAGCCCACCTCCGGAACAGTCGAACTGCAGGACATCTCCACGACCTGCTGGGTGTTCCAGAACCCGTACGGCGTCGCGCGCCGGACGGCGCTGGATCACGTGGTGCTGCCACTGCTCTCGCAAGGCCTCCGACGCCGCGACGCCGAAAGGCAGGCGCTCGACATGATGGACCTTTTCCGCCTCCGCGACCTCAGCGACCGTCTGTTCCGGCACCTCTCGGGTGGCGAGGCGCAGCGGCTCATGCTCGCGCGTGCGGTCGCCACACGGCCCGACCTGCTCCTCGTCGACGAGCCCACGGCGCAGCTGGACCTCGCCACCGCCCATACGGTGAACGAGGTGCTGGCGGGGATCGCCGAGTCAGGAGCAGTCGTCCTCGTCGCCACCCACGACCCCAGCACGCGGGACGCCTGCGCGGAGGTCGTGGACCTCGCGCACGCCCAAGCCTCGGCGCACGTCGCCGCATGA
- a CDS encoding peptidoglycan-binding domain-containing protein, translating into MMRSAERAAEPWRRYLAFGALSAVLLVAAGVTVGFVVAPESAPQSLQAAAEVTSAVVTYEQFDDSRQLAFSVVQGESQEIALPRGGTVTSVTCQLGGTLASGDVPMSIDSTPVVALHTDYPLWRTLAAGDKGDDVKAVQAELARLGYSPGTTGTMDTATVKAVKKLLTDRGFVKPDGSLSLESVMWLPATELTVSDCPLTIAQVVAQGDTAVTTGGGIAALNPAAEFDDLAPGARTVTFDDVTAAVNDDGTVTDPALLATLAGSPDYAFAMLQAAAGSAPQMTLTSTLATTLDVAVVPAGALYGVQGAAGCVATDGTGLPVTIVSSRLGSTYVVIDDGSAPATVDLQDASDRTGGVASCS; encoded by the coding sequence ATGATGCGATCGGCTGAGCGCGCCGCTGAGCCGTGGCGTCGGTACCTTGCCTTCGGGGCGCTGAGTGCCGTGCTCTTGGTCGCTGCGGGCGTGACAGTGGGTTTCGTCGTGGCGCCCGAGTCGGCACCTCAGTCGCTGCAGGCCGCGGCCGAGGTGACCTCTGCGGTGGTGACCTACGAGCAGTTCGACGACTCCAGGCAGCTTGCTTTCAGCGTCGTCCAGGGCGAGAGCCAGGAGATCGCTCTGCCTCGTGGCGGCACTGTCACGAGCGTCACATGTCAGCTCGGCGGAACCCTCGCGTCCGGCGACGTTCCGATGAGCATCGACTCCACGCCCGTCGTCGCCCTCCATACCGACTATCCGCTGTGGCGCACCCTCGCCGCGGGCGACAAGGGTGACGACGTCAAGGCCGTCCAAGCCGAACTGGCGAGGCTCGGCTACAGCCCTGGCACCACCGGCACCATGGATACCGCCACGGTCAAGGCGGTCAAGAAACTCCTCACCGATCGCGGTTTCGTCAAGCCCGATGGCTCGCTGTCCCTCGAATCCGTGATGTGGCTGCCCGCCACCGAGCTGACCGTCTCGGACTGCCCGCTCACGATCGCCCAGGTGGTCGCTCAGGGCGACACCGCCGTCACGACTGGCGGCGGGATTGCCGCGCTCAACCCCGCAGCCGAGTTCGACGACCTCGCGCCCGGCGCGCGCACCGTCACCTTCGACGACGTGACCGCCGCTGTGAACGACGACGGCACAGTCACCGACCCCGCCCTCCTCGCTACGCTCGCGGGTTCCCCGGACTACGCCTTCGCGATGCTGCAGGCTGCGGCGGGATCGGCTCCGCAGATGACGCTGACCTCCACGCTCGCCACCACCCTCGACGTCGCGGTGGTCCCCGCAGGCGCCCTCTACGGCGTCCAAGGCGCCGCCGGCTGCGTTGCCACCGATGGCACAGGACTGCCCGTCACGATCGTCTCGTCACGACTCGGCTCCACGTACGTCGTCATCGACGACGGCTCCGCGCCCGCCACCGTCGACTTGCAGGACGCCTCGGACCGCACCGGCGGGGTCGCGTCATGCTCCTGA
- a CDS encoding TetR-like C-terminal domain-containing protein yields the protein MPRQGLTAAAVTVAAADLADRIGFAQLSLSELARTVGVRTASLYSHVRDLDDLRCRVALLALDELATATADGMVGRSGKDALAALADTYRSYAAACPGRYAATRMRLDVDTASVSAGPRHAGMLRAIVVSYGVPDAEQVHAIRFIGGAIHGYIELEAAGGFDHSSPDSQVSWTRALDAIDAALRAWPHP from the coding sequence GTGCCTCGACAGGGTCTCACCGCCGCCGCAGTGACGGTCGCCGCAGCCGACCTCGCCGACCGCATCGGCTTCGCGCAGCTGTCCCTGTCCGAGCTTGCCCGCACGGTGGGGGTTCGCACGGCCAGTCTCTACTCGCACGTGCGCGACCTCGACGACCTGCGCTGCCGCGTCGCGCTGCTCGCGCTCGACGAGCTCGCCACCGCCACCGCCGACGGCATGGTCGGCCGCAGCGGGAAGGACGCGCTCGCAGCGTTGGCCGACACGTACCGGTCCTACGCCGCGGCGTGCCCCGGCCGGTACGCCGCGACCCGCATGCGGCTCGACGTCGACACGGCCTCCGTGAGCGCGGGTCCACGGCACGCGGGCATGCTCCGCGCGATCGTCGTCTCGTACGGCGTGCCCGATGCCGAGCAGGTCCATGCGATCCGCTTCATCGGCGGCGCCATCCACGGATACATCGAGCTTGAGGCCGCAGGCGGCTTCGATCACAGCAGCCCCGACTCCCAGGTCTCGTGGACACGCGCGCTCGACGCCATCGACGCCGCGCTTCGCGCCTGGCCGCACCCCTGA
- a CDS encoding DUF4229 domain-containing protein, giving the protein MRVLAYWAARTGIFLVVVGVLWLLNLLDIVTLVMAILIAWAIGYVALPGMRASAAAQMEGWVTRSEKGLKELDAEEDAEAEGGTEGGTDEGRLA; this is encoded by the coding sequence ATGAGAGTCCTCGCCTACTGGGCCGCACGCACCGGCATCTTCCTCGTCGTCGTCGGCGTCCTGTGGCTGCTGAACCTGCTCGACATCGTGACCCTGGTGATGGCGATCCTCATCGCCTGGGCGATCGGCTATGTGGCGCTGCCCGGGATGCGTGCGTCCGCCGCCGCGCAGATGGAGGGCTGGGTCACGCGGTCCGAGAAGGGTCTGAAGGAGCTGGACGCCGAGGAGGACGCGGAGGCGGAGGGCGGCACGGAGGGCGGCACGGACGAGGGTCGGCTCGCATAG
- a CDS encoding PLD nuclease N-terminal domain-containing protein — translation MRALIYLAYIGLVVYCLADAIQHPDSHPYRLPKWAWIVIILVFPLVGAGAWLLLKFTYDGGQGDGARRDGHGPGGRGTSGPVAPDDDPDYLRWLRDQERRRRQEGKG, via the coding sequence ATGCGCGCCCTCATCTATCTCGCGTACATCGGCCTCGTGGTGTACTGCCTCGCGGACGCGATCCAGCATCCGGACTCGCACCCGTACCGGCTTCCCAAGTGGGCGTGGATCGTCATCATCCTGGTCTTCCCACTGGTGGGCGCCGGCGCCTGGCTGCTGCTCAAGTTCACCTACGACGGCGGCCAGGGCGACGGTGCGCGTCGCGACGGGCACGGTCCCGGCGGTCGCGGCACGTCAGGCCCGGTCGCGCCGGACGACGACCCCGACTACCTGCGCTGGCTGCGAGATCAGGAACGACGCCGCCGCCAGGAGGGCAAGGGCTAG
- a CDS encoding SGNH/GDSL hydrolase family protein, which yields MTPPTLPLTTPLRADLLRGALELEATEIGIRPHRLPAWARAQAADPQILMAEAQPSGVRIVAATEATAIELVVLATRYGYRGAPARPDGVFDLLVDGALHSQASLRTATTVVTDMATGETVVEAAQPEALRFDNLPVGPKTLEIWLPTHEALELVELRSDAPVVPVPAEAPAWLHHGSSISHGSNATHPTGTWPAIAARTAGVELTNLGFGGGALLDPFTARTMRDTPADLLSIKMGINLVNADLMRLRAFGPAVHGFLDTVRDGHPDTPLLVITPILCPIHEDAPGPGAFDMEALARGELRFIATGDPAEVAHGRLTLAVIRRELERIVRERQATDPHLHLVDGLSLYGLADVDAHPLPDALHPDAATHRLMAERFVALAFGEGRPFA from the coding sequence ATGACACCCCCGACGCTGCCCCTGACCACTCCGCTCCGAGCCGACCTGCTCCGCGGCGCGCTCGAGCTCGAAGCCACCGAGATCGGCATCCGTCCGCATCGCCTGCCGGCCTGGGCGCGCGCCCAAGCGGCCGATCCGCAGATCCTGATGGCTGAGGCACAGCCGTCGGGCGTGAGGATCGTCGCAGCCACGGAAGCGACCGCGATCGAACTGGTCGTGCTCGCCACGCGGTACGGATATCGAGGGGCGCCTGCCAGACCGGACGGGGTCTTCGACCTGCTGGTCGACGGAGCCCTCCACAGCCAGGCGTCGCTGCGCACCGCGACCACCGTCGTGACCGACATGGCCACAGGGGAGACCGTCGTCGAGGCCGCCCAGCCGGAGGCGTTGCGCTTCGACAACCTGCCCGTGGGCCCCAAGACGCTTGAGATCTGGCTGCCCACGCATGAAGCGCTGGAACTGGTCGAGCTGCGCAGCGACGCGCCCGTCGTACCCGTGCCGGCCGAGGCCCCGGCGTGGCTGCACCACGGCAGCTCCATCAGCCACGGGTCCAACGCCACGCACCCCACAGGCACCTGGCCCGCGATCGCCGCCCGCACGGCGGGCGTGGAGCTGACCAACCTGGGCTTCGGAGGCGGCGCGCTGCTCGACCCGTTCACCGCGCGCACCATGCGCGACACTCCCGCCGACCTCCTCAGCATCAAGATGGGCATCAACCTGGTGAACGCGGACCTGATGCGGCTGCGCGCGTTCGGGCCCGCGGTCCATGGCTTCCTGGACACCGTCCGCGACGGCCACCCCGACACCCCGTTGCTGGTGATCACGCCGATCCTGTGCCCCATCCATGAGGACGCCCCTGGCCCTGGCGCCTTCGACATGGAGGCGCTCGCGCGTGGCGAGCTGAGGTTCATCGCCACCGGCGACCCCGCCGAGGTCGCGCACGGCCGTCTGACGCTCGCGGTCATCAGGCGCGAGCTGGAGCGGATCGTCCGCGAGCGCCAGGCGACCGACCCTCACCTTCACCTGGTCGATGGGCTGTCGTTGTACGGGCTTGCCGACGTTGACGCGCATCCGCTGCCAGACGCGCTCCACCCCGACGCCGCCACGCATCGGCTCATGGCAGAGAGGTTCGTCGCGCTGGCGTTCGGCGAGGGCAGGCCGTTCGCCTGA
- a CDS encoding ABC transporter ATP-binding protein, with the protein MIEARGLTFGFPREVDVLRDVHLAVADEVVALTGPSGSGKSTLLLCLAGILVPSSGTVTVAGHSFEGLDLEGRSRVRREHLGLVFQFSELIAELTLAQNVALPLELLGASSREASRRAIALMEELGIAELSSRYPAQVSGGQAQRAAVARGLVHEPAVILADEPTGALDSTTGAVVLDLLLGAARRRGAAVVMATHDRALAASADRIVDLGSLSMPVHGASEASATR; encoded by the coding sequence GTGATTGAAGCTCGGGGGCTCACCTTCGGTTTCCCGCGCGAGGTCGACGTCCTTCGCGACGTCCACCTGGCTGTGGCCGACGAGGTCGTGGCGCTCACGGGGCCGAGTGGATCCGGCAAGTCGACCCTTCTCCTCTGCCTCGCAGGAATCCTGGTGCCTTCCTCGGGTACGGTCACCGTCGCGGGCCACTCCTTCGAGGGCTTGGATCTCGAGGGCCGAAGCCGCGTCCGCCGAGAGCACCTCGGCCTCGTCTTCCAGTTCTCGGAGCTGATCGCCGAACTGACCCTCGCCCAGAACGTCGCGCTCCCGTTGGAGCTCCTCGGCGCGTCGTCGCGGGAAGCCTCGCGGCGCGCCATCGCCCTCATGGAGGAGCTGGGCATCGCCGAGCTCTCCAGCCGCTATCCGGCGCAGGTGTCCGGCGGGCAGGCGCAGCGGGCCGCAGTGGCGCGCGGTCTGGTGCACGAGCCCGCGGTGATCCTCGCCGATGAGCCGACCGGAGCGCTCGACTCGACGACTGGGGCGGTGGTGCTCGACCTCCTTCTCGGGGCGGCGCGGCGGCGCGGCGCGGCGGTGGTCATGGCGACGCATGACCGCGCGCTCGCTGCGAGCGCGGACCGCATCGTCGACCTGGGTTCGCTGTCGATGCCTGTGCACGGCGCGTCCGAGGCGTCGGCCACGAGGTGA
- a CDS encoding DUF2202 domain-containing protein — MDKKILAAAIVGGVSLALVPAVAALGGGAGATYTTTVSAGGTTTENGPGARNGATDRDRHSTAVGTTAALALVDGDISDADAQALAAMVEEEKLAHDLYLTLGDQYDLGAFQAIAVAESRHEASVSALLDAYGLSDPTDGQAVGEFADPSLQSLYDALLAQGLTSQEQALTVGGLVEETDISDLRELATDEASVNLVFDHLESASENHLQAFVVSLDRLGVTYDAQVLTDAQLAEIVGG; from the coding sequence ATGGACAAGAAGATCCTCGCGGCGGCCATCGTGGGCGGCGTCAGCCTGGCGCTGGTCCCCGCGGTCGCGGCCCTCGGCGGGGGAGCCGGGGCGACATACACGACGACGGTGAGCGCCGGCGGCACGACGACGGAGAACGGACCAGGCGCCCGGAACGGCGCGACAGACCGCGACCGTCACAGCACGGCGGTCGGCACGACGGCGGCGCTCGCGCTCGTCGACGGTGACATCAGCGACGCGGACGCGCAGGCGCTTGCGGCCATGGTCGAGGAGGAGAAGCTCGCGCACGACCTGTACCTGACTCTAGGAGACCAGTACGACCTTGGGGCATTCCAGGCGATCGCCGTCGCGGAGTCCCGGCATGAGGCGTCGGTCAGCGCCCTGCTCGACGCATATGGCCTGTCCGACCCGACCGACGGTCAGGCGGTCGGCGAGTTCGCCGACCCCAGCCTGCAGAGCCTCTACGACGCGCTGCTCGCCCAGGGCCTCACGTCTCAGGAGCAGGCGCTCACCGTGGGCGGCCTGGTCGAGGAGACCGACATCTCGGATCTCCGGGAACTCGCGACGGACGAGGCGTCGGTGAACCTGGTGTTCGACCACCTCGAGTCGGCCAGCGAGAACCACCTTCAGGCCTTCGTGGTCAGCCTCGACCGCTTGGGCGTGACCTACGACGCGCAGGTCCTCACGGACGCGCAGCTCGCCGAGATCGTCGGCGGGTGA
- a CDS encoding ABC transporter ATP-binding protein, with translation MAKKKPASTPEPDDAVIQVRGVTAVIGETPVLAKVSFKAREGQAVKLLGANGAGKTTLLRVLAGTLKPATGTALVGGYPADEKDPSFRALVTALIGPPPLAHNLTLSEHFALMGLSWGLSTEEAIGRGGRVLDAFGVGALASRFPHELSSGQQQMAALALTLTRPADIILLDEPEQRLDADRVGVLAALLEEERDDGATLVVASHSVALREALTGPTVTLTEVRTSHAD, from the coding sequence GTGGCCAAGAAGAAGCCGGCGTCCACGCCGGAACCAGATGACGCGGTGATCCAGGTGCGGGGCGTGACCGCCGTGATCGGGGAGACGCCGGTGCTGGCGAAGGTGTCGTTCAAGGCGCGCGAGGGCCAGGCGGTGAAGCTGCTCGGCGCGAACGGCGCGGGCAAGACCACCTTGCTGCGCGTGCTCGCGGGCACTCTCAAGCCTGCGACGGGCACTGCGCTCGTGGGCGGCTACCCGGCCGACGAGAAGGACCCGTCCTTCCGCGCGCTCGTGACCGCGTTGATCGGGCCGCCGCCCTTGGCGCACAACCTCACGCTCTCCGAGCACTTCGCCCTCATGGGGCTCTCGTGGGGCCTCAGCACCGAGGAGGCGATCGGCAGGGGAGGGCGCGTGCTCGACGCGTTCGGCGTCGGCGCGCTCGCCAGCCGGTTCCCGCACGAGCTCTCGTCCGGTCAGCAGCAGATGGCGGCGCTGGCGCTCACGCTGACCAGGCCGGCCGACATCATCCTGCTCGACGAGCCGGAGCAGCGCCTCGACGCCGATCGCGTGGGAGTTCTCGCCGCGCTGCTCGAGGAGGAGCGCGACGACGGCGCGACGCTGGTGGTCGCCAGCCACAGCGTCGCCCTCCGCGAAGCCCTCACCGGACCGACTGTGACCCTGACCGAGGTGCGCACCTCCCATGCGGACTGA